A genomic stretch from Larus michahellis chromosome 7, bLarMic1.1, whole genome shotgun sequence includes:
- the GAS2L2 gene encoding GAS2-like protein 2 encodes MWGTPGAAVRSIRPYRSSEQYLYAMKEELAEWLKELYDLDIGVGTFVEVLETGAVLCSHANNVTHVAGEFARTCPGVARHLRLPTAGVACNLAAQPGTFQARDNVSNFIQWCRKEMDIKDVLMFETEDLVLRKNEKNFVLCLLELARRAARFGMRAPTLVQMEEEIEEELRQELDLPPADTPLPRPPRKPRDLHNLDQMVQHLVSRCTCPVQFPMIKISEGKYRVGDSDTLIFVRILREHVMVRVGGGWDTLEHYLDKHDPCRCTSLSHKQALKTRSPQQQVQHEVRLCPASKAAPRGQPQPTLLVSRSQSPLPPVAWGSRIPQGPRSPASPSPEGSGRPPGASPRQEPAQPQRVPSGRTQEPAATPLGMQPPPSRSPARPSSPGCAGGATRRAPTPSRLNPSTRDSVGVPKVLCGSIPGKTPMAPARGRPAAPGTRLAPAPPKSSRQGGKLSAAAARAQERGVPTTVASRAPSPIKVCAPSPHQDARGGSQSRKSLREGSRGALGRGQPLSPRNSSSQPVKQDGSIKPSVKAIPAVCRPPTPSAHFANGCKGCAAGGGPQGTQQCHPATSPQAGGDEGPRVTADELGGSCSRGGGREGPRGCWGHTQPPGYGRVVEELSRGRQPLRPVGLGNWVPRTPPQAVPQPTALPTGGEAEELGVGGQGPRASNVPKPRRCLKKPERVPSIYKLKLRPKVRPRRDHRPGKRPSRIPTPLGQRPLPPRGQHRPPAPSRHPQPGGTHPGTKPSPADSGAWLTEDDEESWV; translated from the exons ATGTGGGGGACGCCGGGCGCTGCGGTGCGGAGCATCCGTCCCTACCGCTCCAGCGAGCAGTACCTCTACGCCATGAAGGAGGAGTTGGCCGAGTGGCTGAAGGAGCTGTACGACCTGGACATCGGGGTGGGCACCTTCGTGGAGGTGCTGGAGACGGGGGCCGTGCTCTGTTCCCACGCCAACAACGTCACCCACGTGGCCGGGGAGTTTGCCCGCACCTGCCCCGGGGTGGCCCGCCACCTCCGCCTGCCCACCGCCGGCGTCGCCTGCAACCTCGCGGCACAGCCCGGCACCTTCCAGGCCAGGGACAACGTCTCCAACTTCATCCAGTGGTGCAGGAAGGAGATGGATATTAAAG ACGTCCTGATGTTCGAGACGGAGGACCTGGTGCTGAGGAAGAACGAGAAGAACTTCGTGCTgtgcctgctggagctggcgcGCCGTGCCGCCCGCTTCGGCATGCGCGCCCCGACCCTCGTGCAGATGGAGGAGGAGATCGAGGAGGAGCTCCGCCAGGAGCTGGACCTGCCGCCTGcagacacccccctgccccggccccccaggAAACCACGGGACCTCCACAACCTCGACCAGATG GTCCAGCACCTGGTCAGCCGCTGTACCTGCCCCGTCCAGTTCCCCATGATCAAGATATCCGAAGGGAAATACCGTGTGGGTGACTCCGACACCCTCATCTTTGTCCGG ATCCTGCGGGAGCACGTCATGGTGCGGGTCGGGGGCGGCTGGGACACGCTGGAGCACTACCTGGACAAGCACGACCCGTGTCGCTGCACCTCGCTCT CTCATAAACAAGCCTTGAAAACCAGGAGCCCCCAGCAGCAAGTGCAGCACGAGGTCCGGCTGTGCCCGGCCTCCAAGGCAGCCCCCCgtggccagccccagcccacacTGCTGGTCAGCCGCTCGCAGAGCCCCCTGCCCCCCGTCGCCTGGGGGTCCCGCATCCCCCAAGGTCCCCGGTCCCCTGCCAGCCCATCGCCAGAGGGCTCGGGTCGCCCACCGGGTGCCAGCCCTCGCCAGGAGCCAGCGCAGCCCCAGAGGGTCCCTTCGGGCAG GACACAGGAGCCAGCGGCCACCCCTTTAGGGATGCAGCCACCACCGTCCAGGTCACCTGCTCGACCCAGCTCCCCTGGCTGCGCCGGTGGGGCGACACGCCGGGCACCCACCCCTTCCCGGCTGAACCCCAGCACACGGGACAGCGTGGGGGTCCCCAAGGTGCTGTGTGGGAGCATCCCGGGGAAAACCCCCATGGCACCGGCACGGGGCAGGCCCGCGGCACCCGGCACCCGGCTGGCACCTGCACCTCCAAAAAGCAGCCGGCAAGGAGGCAAATTGTCTGCGGCAGCTGCCAGGGCACAGGAAAGGGGGGTCCCCACAACAGTGGCAtcccgtgcccccagccccatcaaGGTCTGTGCACCCTCCCCACATCAGGATGCCCGGGGAGGCTCCCAGAGCCGGAAAAGCCTGCGGGAAGGGAGCCGGGGAGCCCTCGGCCGGGGCCAACCGCTGTCACCCCGAAATTCCTCCAGCCAGCCTGTAAAACAGGACGGCAGCATTAAACCTTCTGTCAAAGCCATCCCGGCCGTCTGCCGGCCCCCCACCCCTTCAGCCCATTTTGCAAATGGGTgcaagggctgtgctgctggggggggtccccaggggactCAGCAGTGCCACCCGGCCACCAGCCCACAGGCTGGGGGTGATGAAGGTCCCAGGGTGACAGCAGATGAGCTGGGGGGATCTTGCAGCCGTGGCGGGGGGAGAGAGGGtccccgggggtgctgggggcacacGCAGCCCCCCGGCTATGGCAGGGTGGTGGAAGAGCTCTCCCGCGGGCGGCAGCCGCTGCGCCCCGTGGGTTTGGGGAACTGGGTCCCCAGAACACCCCCACAAGCCGTCCCACAGCCCACCGCCCTCCCCACTgggggggaggcggaggagcTAGGGGTGGGGGGCCAGGGACCCAGGGCCAGCAATGTCCCCAAGCCCCGGCGGTGCCTGAAGAAACCCGAACGCGTGCCCTCCATCTACAAGCTGAAGCTGCGGCCCAAGGTGCGTCCCCGGCGGGACCACCGGCCGGGCAAGCGCCCCTCGCGCATCCCCACCCCACTGGGGCAgcgcccgctccctccccggggCCAGCATCGCCCCCCGGCAccctcccggcacccccagcccggtGGCACGCACCCCGGCACCAAGCCCTCGCCCGCCGACAGCGGCGCCTGGCTGACCGAGGATGACGAGGAGTCGTGGGTCTga